Within the Marixanthomonas sp. SCSIO 43207 genome, the region GAGTTGTAATTGATAAAAAGCTTTTTGCACGTGCTATTAAAGATAAACGTAAAAGAGCAAAAGATAAAGAAGATATTTCTGCTCTTGAAATCTCTTATGACGCCAAATTTGATGCATTAAAAGATGTATTAGTTGACAAACTATTTGCTATTGTAGGTGGAAAAACAGCTCAAGGAGTAACAAACGACCTAGGTGAAACAGTTTTCCCAAAAGGTAAAAAGTATACGCTTAAAATGTTAAACGCTGTAGATGATTATACACATTTAACTGGCGGAACTTGGACTACCGATGATGAAACAAATGCTATGGTTGCAGACCTAATGCATAACTATAAAATAAAAGAAAACGATTTACAAGGTAGCTTACGTCGTGAGAAGTTTACCATTTCTGTTGGAGATGAATTACCATCAGGAATTTTAAAACTAGCTAAAGTTTACATTGCTAAAAAACGTAAACTTAAAGTTGGTGATAAGATGGCAGGACGTCACGGTAACAAAGGTATTGTGGCGCGTATTGTTCGTGAAGAAGATATGCCATTCCTAGAAGACGGAAGCCCTGTAGATATCGTGTTGAACCCACTTGGGGTACCATCACGTATGAATATTGGTCAAATTTATGAAACAGTACTAGGTTGGGCTGGACAAAAGTTAGGACGCAAATTTGCAACTCCAATTTTTGACGGTGCTACTATAGACCAAATTAATGAACTGACCGATGAAGCCGGAATACCAAGATATGGACACACGCACTTATATGACGGAGGAACCGGACAGCGTTTTGATCAACCTGCAACAGTAGGTGTAATCTATATGCTGAAACTAGGTCACATGGTAGATGATAAGATGCACGCACGTTCTATTGGACCATACTCATTAATTACACAACAGCCATTAGGTGGTAAAGCACAATTTGGTGGTCAGCGTTTTGGTGAGATGGAAGTTTGGGCACTTGAAGCTTATGGAGCATCAAGTACATTACGTGAGATATTGACAGTAAAATCTGATGATGTTATTGGTAGAGCCAAAACATACGAAAGTATCGTAAAAGGTGAAACCATGCCAGAACCAGGTCTCCCAGAATCATTTAACGTGTTAATGCACGAATTAAAAGGATTAGGACTTGACATTAGATTAGAAGAGTAATAAACTCCCCCACAAATGTGGGGGTTTCAAACTCTTTTGCAGGGACGCAAAAAATCGTCCCATTTCAAACATAACAAGATTAGTACACAGCATTATGGCAAGAAATAAAGAAAACACAGTTCAGAAATTCAATAAAATTTCTATTGGTTTAGCCTCTCCTGAATCGATTTTGGCAGAATCTCGTGGAGAAGTTTTAAAACCGGAAACGATTAACTACCGTACGCACAAGCCGGAGCGTGACGGCCTTTTCTGTGAGCGTATTTTTGGTCCTGTAAAGGATTATGAATGTGCCTGTGGTAAATATAAACGAATTCGCTACAAAGGTATTGTATGTGACCGTTGTGGTGTAGAGGTAACTGAAAAGAAAGTACGTCGTGATCGCGTAGGGCACATTAACTTAGTAGTTCCCGTAGCTCACATTTGGTATTTCCGTAGTTTACCAAATAAAATAGGATACCTTCTTGGATTGCCATCTAAGAAGTTGGATATGATTATATATTATGAAAGATATGTTGTTATCCAACCTGGTATCGCTAAAAATGAAGAAGGAGAGCCGCTTCAAAAAATGGACTTCTTAACCGAAGAAGAATATTTAAATGCTCTTGAAGCAATTCCGGTAGAAAACCAATATTTAGAAGACAGCGATCCAAATAAATTTATTGCAAAAATGGGAGCTGAGTGTTTAATTGAATTGTTACAGCGTATCGACCTTGATGCACTTTCTTTTGAATTAAGACACAAAGCAAATAACGAAACCTCAAAACAACGTAAAACCGAAGCATTAAAACGTCTTCAAGTTGTTGAAGCATTACGTGAGGCTAATAAAAACCGGGAAAATAAACCCGAATGGATGATTATGAAGGTGGTGCCAATTATACCACCAGAATTACGTCCTTTAGTACCACTTGATGGGGGTCGTTTTGCAACTTCAGATTTAAATGATTTATACCGTCGTGTTATTATAAGAAACAATCGTCTTAAGCGATTAATGGAAATTAAAGCTCCAGAAGTAATTTTACGTAATGAAAAACGTATGCTTCAAGAGTCTGTTGATTCATTATTTGATAACACACGTAAATCATCAGCAGTAAAAACAGATAGTAACCGTCCACTAAAATCACTTTCAGATTCATTGAAAGGTAAACAAGGACGTTTCCGTCAAAATTTACTTGGTAAACGTGTAGATTACTCGGCACGTTCGGTAATTGTTGTAGGACCAGAATTAAAACTATTTGAATGTGGTATTCCAAAAGATATGGCTGCCGAACTTTACAAGCCTTTTGTAATTAGAAAATTAATTGAAAGAGGTATTGTAAAAACAGTTAAATCTGCTAAGAAAATTATAGATAAAAAAGAACCTGTAGTTTGGGATATACTTGAAAACGTACTTAAAGGACATCCGGTATTATTAAACCGTGCTCCTACGTTACACCGTCTAGGTATTCAAGCATTCCAACCTAAATTAATTGAAGGTAAAGCAATCCAATTACACCCATTAGTATGTACGGCATTTAACGCCGACTTTGATGGTGACCAGATGGCCGTTCACCTTCCATTGGGACCAGAAGCAATTCTGGAAGCTCAATTATTAATGTTGGCTTCGCACAATATCTTAAATCCAGCTAACGGAAGTCCGGTAGCAGTACCATCTCAGGATATGGTATTAGGTCTTTATTATATGACCAAGCCAAGAAAATCTACAGATGATGTAAAAGTTAAAGGAGAAGGGTTAACATTCTACTCAGCAGAAGAAGCAGTTATCGCTTACAATGAAAAACGAGTAGATCTTAACGCTGAAATAAAAATAAAAGCAAAAGACTTTAACGAAAACGGAGAACTGGTATATCAAATTATCGAGACTACTTTAGGTAGAGTGATATTTAATCAAGAGGTGCCAGAAGAAGCAGGTTACATTAATGAAGTATTAACCAAGAAATCACTACGTGATATTATTGGTAGAATTCTTAAAGTAACTAGTGTACCAAGAACAGCAGCTTTCCTTGATGAAATTAAAACATTAGGATACAAATTTGCATTTGAAGGAGGATTGTCTTTCAGTTTAGGAGATATTATTATTCCTGAAGAAAAACTATCTATGATTGAAGATGCAAACAAACAAGTAGACGGTATTGTAGGAAACTACAATATGGGACTTATTACCAATAACGAGCGTTACAACCAGGTTATTGATATATGGACAGCAACCAATGCTGAGTTGACCGAACTTTCTATGAAACGTATTCGGGAAGACCAGCAAGGATTTAACTCTGTGTATATGATGCTTGACTCTGGAGCACGTGGTAGTAAAGAGCAAATTAGACAGTTAACCGGTATGCGTGGATTGATGGCAAAGCCTAAAAAATCTAACTCTGGCGGTGGTGAGATTATTGAAAACCCAATTCTTTCAAACTTTAAAGAAGGACTTTCAATTCTTGAATACTTTATCTCTACTCACGGTGCGCGTAAAGGTCTTGCCGATACCGCACTTAAAACAGCCGATGCAGGTTACTTAACCCGTCGTCTAGTAGATGTTTCACAAGACGTTATTATTAATGAAGTAGATTGTGGTACATTAAGAGGTATAGAAGTTTCAGCATTGAAGAAAAATGAAGAAATAGTTGAAACGTTAGAGGCTAGAATTATTGGTCGTATAGCATTAAACGATGTTATAAACCCACTTACTAAAGAAGTGTTGGCCGTTGCCGGTGAACACATTTCAGAAGAGAAAGCCAAAATTATTGGTGACTCTGCTGTAGAAACTGTAGAAGTGCGTTCTCCATTAACGTGTGAAGCTAAAAAAGGAATATGTTCACAATGTTATGGTCGTAACCTTGCAACCAACAAGATGGTTCAACGAGGAGAGGCTGTAGGTGTTGTAGCCGCTCAGTCAATTGGTGAGCCTGGTACACAGTTAACGCTTCGTACCTTCCACGTGGGTGGTATTGCAGGTAACATTTCAGAAGAAAATAAACTTGTTGTTAAATACGACGGTAAAGCTGAAATTGAAGACCTTAAAACTGTAAAAGGTGAAGATGCTGAAGGAAATGAGGTTGATATTGTAATTTCACGTACTTCAGAAATTAAATTGATTGATCCAAAAACAGGTATTACTTTAAGTAACAACAACATTCCTTACGGTTCTACACTTTATGTAAAAGATGGTGATAAGCTGAAAGAAGGAGATGTAGTTTGTCAGTGGGATCCATATAACGGTGTAATTATTTCAGAGTTTGCAGGTAAGATTAAGTATGAGAATATCGAGCAAGGTGTTACCTACCAAGTTGAAATTGATGAGCAAACAGGATTCCAAGAAAAGGTAATTTCAGAATCTAGAAATAAAAAGAAAATACCAACACTTCAAATCTTAGGCAAAAAAGACGAAGTAATCCGTTCATACAATTTACCAGTAGGTGCACACTTAATGGTAGATGACGGTGAAAAGATTAAAAT harbors:
- the rpoC gene encoding DNA-directed RNA polymerase subunit beta' is translated as MARNKENTVQKFNKISIGLASPESILAESRGEVLKPETINYRTHKPERDGLFCERIFGPVKDYECACGKYKRIRYKGIVCDRCGVEVTEKKVRRDRVGHINLVVPVAHIWYFRSLPNKIGYLLGLPSKKLDMIIYYERYVVIQPGIAKNEEGEPLQKMDFLTEEEYLNALEAIPVENQYLEDSDPNKFIAKMGAECLIELLQRIDLDALSFELRHKANNETSKQRKTEALKRLQVVEALREANKNRENKPEWMIMKVVPIIPPELRPLVPLDGGRFATSDLNDLYRRVIIRNNRLKRLMEIKAPEVILRNEKRMLQESVDSLFDNTRKSSAVKTDSNRPLKSLSDSLKGKQGRFRQNLLGKRVDYSARSVIVVGPELKLFECGIPKDMAAELYKPFVIRKLIERGIVKTVKSAKKIIDKKEPVVWDILENVLKGHPVLLNRAPTLHRLGIQAFQPKLIEGKAIQLHPLVCTAFNADFDGDQMAVHLPLGPEAILEAQLLMLASHNILNPANGSPVAVPSQDMVLGLYYMTKPRKSTDDVKVKGEGLTFYSAEEAVIAYNEKRVDLNAEIKIKAKDFNENGELVYQIIETTLGRVIFNQEVPEEAGYINEVLTKKSLRDIIGRILKVTSVPRTAAFLDEIKTLGYKFAFEGGLSFSLGDIIIPEEKLSMIEDANKQVDGIVGNYNMGLITNNERYNQVIDIWTATNAELTELSMKRIREDQQGFNSVYMMLDSGARGSKEQIRQLTGMRGLMAKPKKSNSGGGEIIENPILSNFKEGLSILEYFISTHGARKGLADTALKTADAGYLTRRLVDVSQDVIINEVDCGTLRGIEVSALKKNEEIVETLEARIIGRIALNDVINPLTKEVLAVAGEHISEEKAKIIGDSAVETVEVRSPLTCEAKKGICSQCYGRNLATNKMVQRGEAVGVVAAQSIGEPGTQLTLRTFHVGGIAGNISEENKLVVKYDGKAEIEDLKTVKGEDAEGNEVDIVISRTSEIKLIDPKTGITLSNNNIPYGSTLYVKDGDKLKEGDVVCQWDPYNGVIISEFAGKIKYENIEQGVTYQVEIDEQTGFQEKVISESRNKKKIPTLQILGKKDEVIRSYNLPVGAHLMVDDGEKIKIGKVLVKIPRKSSKAGDITGGLPRVTELFEARNPSNPAVVSEIDGVVSFGKIKRGNREIIVESKLGEIKKYLVKLSNQILVQENDYVRAGMPLSDGSITPEDILRIEGPSAVQQYLVNEVQEVYRLQGVKINDKHFEVVVRQMMRKVRIVDSGDTTFLENQLAHKDDFIEENDKIFGMKVVENAGDSDTLKEGQIVTPRELRDENSILKRNDKALVEARDAINATATPILQGITRASLQTKSFISAASFQETTKVLNEAAVSGKVDTLEGLKENVIVGHKIPAGTGMREYDSIIVGSKEELEEMTREKQEVNYN